In the genome of Helicovermis profundi, the window TTAATATGCAAAGAACTCTAGTGGATCAATTTTTCTCAAGAGTTATAAATGGATTTGCAGGTATTATTATTAATACTGGAGAAGATAATTACCTTACTACTTCGGATGCGGTAGAGGAAGCTCATACTGTACTAGCATCACAAATAGTAAATGAACAATTTGCTCTTAGGGCTGGTATACCTGAAGAACAGATGGGTCTAGGTCATGCATTTGAAATGAATCCAAATTTAGAAGATGGATTTTTACTAGAACTTTCTCAAGCTCAAATGGCAAGAGAAATATTTCCAAATGCACCGCTGAAATATATGCCACCAACTAAATATATGACGGGTAATATATTTAAAGGTCATATCCAAGACGCTTTATTTAATATGGTTTCAATTATGACAAACCAAAGCCTTCAATTACTTGGAATGCCTACGGAAGCAATTCATACACCACTTCTACAAGATAGAGCATTATCAATAGAAAATGCAAAATATATCTTTAATAATATGAAAAATTTAGGTGAAGAAATAGAATTTAAAAAAGATGGAGTTATTCAAAAGAGAGCGCAAAGTGTTGTAATAGAAGCTCAAAAGATGCTTTCTGAAATTGAAAAAGAAGGCTTAATGTCGACTATTGAAATGGGAAAATTTGCTGGAATTAAAAGAGCAATGGATGGAGGAAAAGGTCTTAAAGGTGTTACAGTTAAAGGCGAAAAATACTTTAATCCATTTATACCATTAATGTTAGGAGGCAATGAATAATGAATAAAATTGATTTAACTAAAATAAAACCATATGGAGATACTCTAAATGATGGAATGATGCAATTTAGCTTTACTTTGCCAGTTCCTTATGGTGATGAAGCTAGTGAAGCTGCCAAACAATTACTACTTAAAATGGGTATTAAAGAACCAGCTGTTGTTTATTCAGAAGATTTAGGTGTTGGCTATACTTTTTTTACGATGTATGGAAAAAGCGAACATACAGTAGATTATACTGTAATAGAAGTTCCTAAAGTTGAGTCTGATGTTATGGATAAATACGGAGTTGAAGATTATATAAAAGAGAATATTAAAAGAGAAGTTGTAATCATAGGCGCTTGTACTGGAACTGATGCTCATACTGTTGGAATTGATGCAATTATGAATATGAAAGGTTATGCAGGTCATTATGGACTTGAAAGATATAAAGGTATTAAAACTATAAATATGGGAAGTCAAGTTCCAAATGAAGAACTTATTGCAAAGGCAATTGAAGAAAAAGCGGATGCCGTTGTTATTTCTCAAATTGTAACACAAAAGGATATTCATATTATGAATATGACGGAATTGATTGAACTTTTAGAAGCGGAAGGTTTAAGAGAAAAATTAATTGTTATTGCAGGTGGACCTAGAATAAGCCATGAATTAGCTAGAGAACTCGGCTATGATGCAGGTTTTGGAACGGGAACATTTGCAGAAGACGTTGCATCTTTTGTAGTTCAACAAGTAACTGAAAGAGGTTTATAAGAATTTTAAAAAAATTTATTGTCTAGTAAATAAACACAGTGTTCTTTTTAAGAATGCTGTGTTTTATTTTTTGCTAACTAATTTTTACAAGAATATTACATTCTACATATTTATTAAAAATATATTAAAATTTGTCGATATTCAAGTAGAAATCTAGCTTTTTTGTTAACATATAAGTAACAAAGGCAAATAAATGTATAACAAAGGCAAATAAATGTATAACAAAGGCAAATAAATGTATAACAAAGGCAAATAAATGTACGAAAATTAAAGTAAGTAAATAAACAAAAATTATAGATTAAACAATAGTAAAAGTATACTTTCTTATTTGTAAGAGAAAATTAATTACAAAATATAGTAAAAAGGGGTTAATATGAATATACTTAAGTTAAATAAATGGGATGCTTTTTTTAAGAAATTATTAGTGTTTTTATTAAGTATTTTATTAGTATTTTCAAATGTAGATCTATCTTTTGCACTTGATGCTGGTGATGGAGTTGTGGTAGATAAAATTAAATTTGTAAGAGAACATTTAGGATTTAACACGTCATCTGCATATATTGAAATTACAGGAACCAATTTACAGGGAGTTGTTGTAAGATTTGAAAAAGCAGGTATAGGCGGTGGTCTTCAGCTTATGGGAACGAAGGTTGACGATGAAGCTGGATTTTTAAAATATACTTTTACTACCGATGAAGCCCAGTATTTTACGGGTGTATTAAGAATAGGGAACAAAGACATTGATATAAATTTATCTAGTTTTCCTACTTTAGATAGTGTAAATAAAAAAAATATAAACGTAGATAATAATGATGATTTAGTTCTTTCAGGAACTAATTTAGATAAAATAAAAGTAAATGCAGGTAGTTTGTCTCCTTTAGTTAAAGCTAATTTTGGTAGAGTTCAGTCTACAGAATTTTTTTATGATTCCTCTACAGGAGATAGTGCAAATAAAATTACTTTGGAAACTCCTAGTCCACCTGAAAGTAAGGGATATCAAAATATACAATTTTCGAGAGATGAAACAATAGTTGATGCAGTAAATGGAAATTATGACACAAGCGTTAAGTATTTATATGCAAGTTCATTTAGATTTGTTGAAAATGTAGGACTTACAGGGCTTGATATGTTTCCTAATACTGGAGCTAAAGGAGATGAAGTATACTTTGATGCTGATGATTTCAATGATACAAAAGATTATTCGGTGTATTTTTTAAAAGCATTAGATGGTTCGGATGATTACAAAGATACAAATAAAGCTAGTTTTGTATCTGTGCAAAAGAATACTGTTGGTAAAGACAGACTTATAGTTAAAGTACCTGAAAGTATTTTTTTTGAACTTAGAAATTATTATGTTGTGATTACTAATACTTTAAATGGAGAAATAATAGCAGAGCAAGTAGTAAAAGATAAGGATGGAAATGATGCTTCTTTTACTGTTATTGGTTCAGGATACAAACCTTCCGTTGAAACAGTTTTTCCTACAGAAGGTCCTGATACTGGTGGAAATGTTCAAATATCAGGTAGAAATATTTTGACTCCGAATGTTCCAGACTTGGTAAAACCAACGAATTCGTTTTCGGATTCATATAGTTCTGGCGATGGTAATATTACTCTTGATGTTGTCTATGGACACGGAGTAGGCGCTGGCAATAGATATGAATACAATGGAAAAGAAGTATTGGTATCAAGAAATATAAATGTACAAATTGGTAAAAAAGTTACTTTTGTAAAAGATACATTAGGAAATTTTGTTGTTTTTAAAGGTATTCCAGACAATGTTCAAGTGAAAACAGATGTAATCGACGATGCACTTGAAGATCCTTTAAAAGATATTATTGTAGATATAAAAACTACTCTTGTTGAAGCAACTGATGGAGTTAAAGACCCTTTAGGTAAAACATATGTATTTAGACAAATAGTAAATAAAGAAGATGGTTTTAAATTTGTACCAAGTACAATAACCCCACAAATTGATTCGGTTTCGCCTGAAATGATTCAAATTAAAACAGCGGATACTTCTCTACAAAATCAAACTCAATTAGTAATTAAAGGTTCAAATTTTTTAGTTAGTAGATTTGTTAATGAATCAGGTGATGTTATTACAAAATATCCATCTGTTTTGATAAAGAAAAATGGCGATAATACGCTTTTTGATAGATATCAATTAGGTGTATTTCCAAATGAAAAATCAGGATCTGTTACAGGAATTATTAAATGGAAAGCCGATGATACAAGTACTCAAGAAAATATATTAATGAATGGTCTTAATCCAGAAAATGTTGATATAAAAATAGTTGATGACAATAATAAAATAGTTGATGGAACAACTGGAAATGATGTAGGTACAAAAATTATTATATTGCTTCCTAAGTCTTCTGTTATGAGTGATACAGGAATTAAAAATGTACAAGTTACAAACCCTAGGCGTGGTAGTGATGATAATGGTGCTTCTTCTATATTGACGGATTCTTTAACATTTGTAAAAACAAGTGATATTCCAGTTATAGAAAGTATTATACCCAACATAGTTACTGTTGATGGTGGAGATCAAATCGTTATAACAGGTAGCAATTTTCAAGATGGGGTTAGAGTTTTTTTAGATGGTGAAGAAATGACAGGAGTAACACGTGACATTGATTCAGAGGGTACAAAGGTACTTTTAAAATTTGATGCACCTTCTGGAAGACTTGGTTCAACTCAGATTATTGTACAGAATTTATCTGGTGGAATGGATACAAAGTCCTTTACTTATGTAAAATCGTTTAATAAAGACCCAGAGTTATATTCATTTGCACCTACTCTTGGAACAGAAGGCACATTAGTTTTATTAAATGGGGATAATTATTTAAAACCAGATCCTACTGCTGTTTCTACACTTGGATATGAAGGCTTAAGATTAATTGGTTCTAGAGTTTTATTAGATGGAAAAGATATAAGTACCTATAATTATGATGGTTCAGGGAATATTGATTTTAAAGCTTATACTTCACCTTTAGCAGATAAGGCAATAACAGAATCTGCGGGAAAAGCTGTCTACTCGAAGTTCTATAAGAATGCATCTGTAATAGGTCCAGATTCAAAAATATTCCATTTAGATAACGATAAATTTAACAATCCAAGAATAACTAATTACAAAGATGTGTATTATTCTATTAAATATGAAAATGGAACTTATAAGGCCTATGATAAAGATGATGTTTACATTGCTAACGTAACTATTACAGACAGCCTTGGTACAAATACAAACTATCAAATAGATGGAATTACTTTACTTACAGTAAATAAAGCGATTCCTGAAGTATTCTCGATTAATATGGATAATAAAACGGTAAGAATTTCTTATGATGATGATGGTAAAAAAAATATAGATTCAGCTGATTACAATGATAGCATTATTTTAACAGATGGAAGTTCATTTTATACTTTAACCAAGGATTTAAAAGGAGATATTAAACTTTCAAATGGTAAAGATATTATTTATACGATTATGTATGATAATGTGAATAATAAATTTGTAGCTTACACAGAAGGAACACTTCTTGATGTAACGCTAACAGATAGCGTATTCACTGTTGGACTTTTAAATTTAACTTATATTACTCCCTACGTTTTTGATTCCATAACAAAAGAAATTACAGGAAACCGAAAAAAAGTTATAACAAAAGATCAAATTATGTTTTATGTACCAAAACTTTTTACAGGAAAAGGCTATAAAGATTTGGTTGTTATGAATCCTGATACAAAGACTGCAAAAAAGCTTAGTGAAGATGGTTTTTACTATGTTTCACAGTCAAGTTCACATCCTGCTATTACTGATATTTATCCAGATAGAGGATCTATTGATGGTGGATATAATATAAAAATATCTGGAAATGATTTTGAAGATAATGCCAAAGTATATATTGATTCGCAGTTAGTTCCAAAAGAAGATACTTTTGTTTCAATTGATGGTAGCTATATTGTTGTAAAAGTACCGAAAACTTTAAAAGATTTAAAAAAAGACTATGATGTAGATAGATTTACTGTTCCAATTTTAGTTATAAATGATGATGGTGGAAATGCATATAAAAAAGATGGATTTACTTATATTATTCCAGTTAGTTCACCGAGAATTGACTCTGTTGTATCAACTGCTGGCTCTTCAAATGGTGGAGAAATAGTAGAAATAAGCGGATATGAGTTTAGATATTATGAACCATATACTGATTCTGTAGGTGGTAATGGATATGACATTGGTGATAAATTTGAAGACTTGTATAAAAATGGAGTTTTCGATGATTTAATGTCTTCTTCAGTGGATCCAAATGCTGTAAGTAAAGTAATTGATCCAAGTGTTAAAATATTTGGATACTATTATGATTCTCCTATTTTACCTAAAGTTTTTTTTGGTGAAAATGAAGCTAAAGTTGTAGAATATTCAAAAGGATATTTAAAAGTTATATCACCTCCTCATAAGGAAGGCGATGTAGATTTATATGTTGTAAATAATGATTTAGGTATTACTAATAAAATTAAATATAAATATACGGCGTCAAAACCGCAAATTGTATCAATAGTTCCTAATAAGGGTAAAAAAAGTGGTCAGGAAAAGAAAGAAATTTATGGTGGATCTTTATATAAAGCTGTTATTAATGGTTACTATAACGATAATGATACTGCTATAGTAGCAATTCCTGATGTTGAAACAATAAGTAGATTTGGAAAAATAGGTAATGATGATTATGAAGTAAGTGATATTAATTATGGACAAATAAATAATCAAATTGCATCAGTTTCTTTGAGCGGTGGACTTAAAGCTGAGTATAGAGGAGAAACTAATCAGCTTATACTGACAGTGGAAGAAAACAGTAAAATTTATAGAAGAACATTTAATAATTATAATGACACTGAAGTTTATTTGCCACTTGAGATGCTAAAGTCAGGGAGTGAGTATTATGTTCCAAATGGCTTTAGAGATGCTGATGGTAGCTCTTATAAAAATTATGTATATGAATATGTAAAAATTAAGATTGACGGAAGACGAATGATTGTACAAAGAGGATATTCTCCGAAATCTGAATATGATAACACAGGTCATGTTACTGTTACAACTCCATCATATTATACTATTGGTTCTGTAAAACTTACCTATACAAACCCAGATGGCGGAAATGTAGATGGAACTTTTACTTATACAAATCCAGATAGTGAACCTAAAATATTTAAGGTTAAGCCTGAAAAACTGTCGCCTGATAAAAAATACTATATGATTGAGGGATCAATTCAGGGGGGGATTGAAATTGAAATTCAAGGTTTTGATTTCAGAAAAGATGTAAAAGCATATATTGGAAATAAAGAGGCGAATATAGTAGAAGTCACTACAAAAGTTATTGATGGGGTCACTTATGATGTAATTATAGCTAAAGTACCTACAGCAAGCACTATTGACGAGGATCAAAAATTTCCAATAGTTATAGAAAACACTGATTCAGGTCTTGCTAATTCATCTACTTTAGGAAATTTAATTGGACCTAATTATGAAGATAAAACAATTCCGTTTTATTTTGTATATAGAAAACCACTTTCTATCCCTAAAATTGTTACAGTATACCCTGAAGAAACAAGTGTGGCTGGAGGAAACCAAATAACTATTACAGGTTCAGATTTTAGAAGTGGGGCTATAGTGATTATTGGTTCGAAAGGTGGAGTTCCGGTATCTGATTTATCAATAGAAGAAAGAGGCAGTATTATCAAATTTAAACTTCCAACAGGCCTTACATTAGGTGAAAAAACAATTCAAGTTTTAAATACCGATTTTGGTATAGCTTCAAAAGAAAAGGGACTTAAAATTATATCAAATCCAACGGTAGAAAATCAATTTTTAACTGAGGATGGAAGTGAAATAATTAATAGAATATCCATAGAAGGTGGAGAGAAGATTAGGATTCAAGGTAGTGAATTTTATGAAAATCCAAAGGTTATTTTTGGTGGCACAAGGTCAATAAAAACAGATGATCTTTCAACGGGTGAATCAGGTTTATATGTAGATGATAAAAATTATATAATTGAAAATGGAACGCTTGCAACAAATGTTGAATATATAGATAAAAAAACATTATTAGTTACAACTCCTGAGCATATTCTTGAAGGTGATGTTTTTGTTACAGTTATAAATCAAGATAAAGGAATTTCAAATACTAGTGCAGAAATTAAATATAGTGAACCTATTCCATCAGATCCTACAGGTCTAAAAGCACGAATAGTTGAAGATAGATATGTAGAGCTTTATGATTATACTGCGGCAAATAGTGAATACTATGAAATTTACTATTATTTAGGTAATAAAAATAATTCAGCTTTAGCTTATAATGGATATAGAGATTTTAAACTAATTGATGTAACTGAAAGAAACACTTTTAAAATTACTAGTATTCCTGGATATGAAAAAAGACGTAAGTATGATAAACTCTGGTTTGTTATAAAGGCTGTAAATAAATATGGACCTTCAAATTGGTCGAATACAGCATATATAAGTTATATTACTTTAGATGATATAGAAAGTATCAGTCCCAAAGATGAAGATGGAGATATAGGTGTACCACTAGATAAAGATTATAAAAAAATCGTAAATAATAAAAGTGTTGAGGTAGACTTGAATCCTAAGAAAAGGGATGATATATTTATTAGTTTAACAGAGTATCCTATTGATAAATATCCTACGCGAGATATTTTAGTACCTTATGAAAGAGTAGTAAGCGACAATTCACTTATAACAGTAGATTATGGTGATTCTAAAATGCAATTTATGCCGATAAATTTAAATACTACTGAATTCAGACAAATTGTTTCTGATACAAGTGGATATGGTAAGATTACAAATTCTTTAATAGCCTCATATTATAGTCAAATGGCAAAAGGTACAATACCACGTGGATATAAAATTGCTTCAAAAGTATATCAATTGAATTTTGCAGCTTTAAATGATGGGGATGTAAAACTATTAAATAGTGTAAATGGAAGTGTATTTCTTGAACTAACATATACAGATTTAGCTGTTATGCCATCAGAAAAAAGTAAATTAGCTCTATTTAATTTTGATTCAAATAATGATAATTGGACTAAAGTAAATTCGAATATAGATGAAATTAATAACAAAGTTACTGCAAAGATTGATAAACCCGGTATGTATATATTACTAATAAGTAGAAGATAAGGAGGGATAATATGAAGTTTAATAGATTTATTATGATAGTTTTAATATTAATGCTTATTTTTAGTAATTTATCTTTTGCTACAGAAGATTTACTTGTTAAAACTAATGAATTAACCCCTTTTGATGCTTCTGCTTCAAAAACAGATGTAAAAAGTTATGGTAAAGGTATAGAGATTCTAAAGAATTCATATTTTAATGATATTGATTCTAATGTATATGAAAAAGATATTACAAAATTAGCTTCACTTGATGTAATAAAAAAGTTTGGAGATAATAATTATTATCCATCTACAGATGTTACAGGGTATGAAGCTTTGGGTGCCTTAGTTAGATTGAGTGGAAGAGGATCTGCTGTTGAAACAAGAGCACTTCCACAAACTACTGGTATGAATATGGATGGTATAAGAAGAATTTTTAATCAAGAATATCTTAATGAGGCTCAAACACTTGGGATAGTTTTAGCAAATGAAACAAGGGATAATAATGTACCTGTTACTAGGGAAAATTTTGCTCTTTGGCTAGGACGTGCTATTGGTATAACTCCTGCAACCGATGGATTAACAAATGTATACGCATTTAGCGATTTTGAGCAAATATCTCCTAGTAATAGAAGTATGTTAGAATCTATTGTTAGAAATAATATAATGATCGGAAATGGAGATGGAAGTTTTAATCCTAAAGGAAATTTAAATCGAGGTATGCTTGCTTATGTTATTGATAATGCACTTCCATTTGCAAGTAATCTTTTATCTTCTGAGTCGAAATTTGCAGTAGTTTTAGATATACAAAATTACGATAAAATGAATAATAATAACAATGTGAAAAACCGAGAAATAACTGTAAGAAATATTGATGGAACATTTTCAAATATAAAAACAAGTTATAATCCTAAAACAAGACAAAAATCAGATTTTGTATCATATAAAAATGGTATTGTTTCAGATTCAAGTAATATTGCGGTTGGAGATTTAATTGAATACACTTTATTGAATAAAGAAGTACATTTTATAGAAGTTATAAAAGATGAGAGTTTGATTAGTAAAATCAATAAAGATTTAACAATGGATAATACTTTAAAAAAATATTATGGTACTATTTCAAATATTTCATTCGAAAAAGTTCTAGAAGCTAATAAATTTATGAATAAAGAAAGATTTAGAATTAAAAATTTTGATGGACAGATTATGGATTTACTTATCAGTACTGATTTACAAACGCATATTAAAAAAGATGCCGTGGTTTATAGAGATGGTAAATTTGGCGGAACAAGTTTACTTAAATCGGGAGACGATATTGAATATCTAGTTAAAGATAATAAAGTTGTATATATAGCTATAAAAAAAATTGAGTCTAAAAAAATAAGTGGAACTATTAGGCATTTATATCAAGAGCCTACAACTAAAGAAATAACTCTATCTTTATTGGATTATGATGATAATATTGTTGATTATAGAGTTTCTAAAAATGTACTTACAATGATTAATAATAATTACGGAGAAGTTATGGATTTGCAGTACGGTGAAGATGTAGTATTAACATTAACGAATGGTAGTATTTCGAAAATTGTTAGTGATGAATTTATTGAAAATCCTGGTTATATTCCTAAATATGGTAAAGTTAGATTTGGGACAATATACTATCTTTATCCAGATAGTATATCGGTTGAACTTTCCTCTGGAGAAAAAAACCATTTTGTTATTTCAAAAAACATTCCAATAGTAAAAAATGGAACAGTCATTTCTTCAAGAGCGTTAAAAGAAGGAGATAAGATTAAGGTTTATTTTGATGATATATATTCAAACAAAGCTTCTTTAATAGTGGTAGAAGCAGCTGAAAGAATTATAAAACAAGTCTATAAAGGAAGGCTTTCTGACGTAAATGAAATTACAAATACGATTACTATAAACCGTACTCAGTATCTTAAAAATAAAGATTGGGTGAATTCGGATAATTATTCTAAAGATTTAAAATTAAAAAAAGATGCAGAAATATACATTAATGGTAGTAAAATTAATGTAGGTGAATTATCTAAAATTTATAAGGGTTCAGATGTTTATATAGTAGTAGAAAATTCCTTTGGTAAAGAAATAGGGATTAAAATGAATATAAAGTCTGGAGGAGAAAGATTTTATTACGATAAAATTAATATTATTGATAAAAATATTGGTGAAATGGAGTTAAATAATCAAATTAATTTTAAGATTGACGATGGAACGATAGTTCTAAAAGATAGTAGAATTCTTAAAGCTGAAAAATTAAAAGCAAAATCAGATGCTTTTATTGTAGCGGGATTTAATAGTTATAATAATAATTATGCTAATATTGTAAAGATAAATTCAAAAGGTGATGATGCTTTTGAAAACATATATATTGGGAGTATTGAAGAAGTTCATGCAGGGTATTTTAATATGACCAATAATGCTACTATAAGTGATAATGTATGGGAATCGATTAAAGAAAGCAAATCTCAAAATTTTTATTTTAATAATGATTCATATATTAAAGATCTTACTAAAAATAAAGAAATAACGTTTTTAGATTTTTTCCATGATAAATATGCTAAAAAAGAGACTGAAGATATAAATTCTTCGGAGGGATTAAAGTATAAAAGATATTATGGGGTTGTAGTTACTGATGAAAAAGGACAAGTCATAGGATTAAATATAAGACAAAAAGGGCTTATGAAAGATCAAAATATAGATGATAAATTAAAATATGAAAGCGATATAAAAGATGAAATTGAAAAAACAGTTGAATCATTTGTATTATCAAGAGGAATAATTGATGAAGTTCAATCAGAAACAAATAGAGTGAAACTTACAGATGCGCTAGATTGGATTGATGTAAAAGGTATGTGGGTTCAAAATCCAGTTGATAAATATGTTGAATACGACAGTGCTATTATTATTAAAAATGGTAAGGTTGTAAGTTATGAAGATTTAAAACCAACAGACTATGTATATATTATGAGAAGTAAAGAAAAAGGACTTGTAATAGTTGTTGAATAGGAAAGTATATTTTAAAAATAGTGATAAAGGCGTGATTAGTAT includes:
- a CDS encoding OAM dimerization domain-containing protein is translated as MNKIDLTKIKPYGDTLNDGMMQFSFTLPVPYGDEASEAAKQLLLKMGIKEPAVVYSEDLGVGYTFFTMYGKSEHTVDYTVIEVPKVESDVMDKYGVEDYIKENIKREVVIIGACTGTDAHTVGIDAIMNMKGYAGHYGLERYKGIKTINMGSQVPNEELIAKAIEEKADAVVISQIVTQKDIHIMNMTELIELLEAEGLREKLIVIAGGPRISHELARELGYDAGFGTGTFAEDVASFVVQQVTERGL
- a CDS encoding IPT/TIG domain-containing protein, producing MNILKLNKWDAFFKKLLVFLLSILLVFSNVDLSFALDAGDGVVVDKIKFVREHLGFNTSSAYIEITGTNLQGVVVRFEKAGIGGGLQLMGTKVDDEAGFLKYTFTTDEAQYFTGVLRIGNKDIDINLSSFPTLDSVNKKNINVDNNDDLVLSGTNLDKIKVNAGSLSPLVKANFGRVQSTEFFYDSSTGDSANKITLETPSPPESKGYQNIQFSRDETIVDAVNGNYDTSVKYLYASSFRFVENVGLTGLDMFPNTGAKGDEVYFDADDFNDTKDYSVYFLKALDGSDDYKDTNKASFVSVQKNTVGKDRLIVKVPESIFFELRNYYVVITNTLNGEIIAEQVVKDKDGNDASFTVIGSGYKPSVETVFPTEGPDTGGNVQISGRNILTPNVPDLVKPTNSFSDSYSSGDGNITLDVVYGHGVGAGNRYEYNGKEVLVSRNINVQIGKKVTFVKDTLGNFVVFKGIPDNVQVKTDVIDDALEDPLKDIIVDIKTTLVEATDGVKDPLGKTYVFRQIVNKEDGFKFVPSTITPQIDSVSPEMIQIKTADTSLQNQTQLVIKGSNFLVSRFVNESGDVITKYPSVLIKKNGDNTLFDRYQLGVFPNEKSGSVTGIIKWKADDTSTQENILMNGLNPENVDIKIVDDNNKIVDGTTGNDVGTKIIILLPKSSVMSDTGIKNVQVTNPRRGSDDNGASSILTDSLTFVKTSDIPVIESIIPNIVTVDGGDQIVITGSNFQDGVRVFLDGEEMTGVTRDIDSEGTKVLLKFDAPSGRLGSTQIIVQNLSGGMDTKSFTYVKSFNKDPELYSFAPTLGTEGTLVLLNGDNYLKPDPTAVSTLGYEGLRLIGSRVLLDGKDISTYNYDGSGNIDFKAYTSPLADKAITESAGKAVYSKFYKNASVIGPDSKIFHLDNDKFNNPRITNYKDVYYSIKYENGTYKAYDKDDVYIANVTITDSLGTNTNYQIDGITLLTVNKAIPEVFSINMDNKTVRISYDDDGKKNIDSADYNDSIILTDGSSFYTLTKDLKGDIKLSNGKDIIYTIMYDNVNNKFVAYTEGTLLDVTLTDSVFTVGLLNLTYITPYVFDSITKEITGNRKKVITKDQIMFYVPKLFTGKGYKDLVVMNPDTKTAKKLSEDGFYYVSQSSSHPAITDIYPDRGSIDGGYNIKISGNDFEDNAKVYIDSQLVPKEDTFVSIDGSYIVVKVPKTLKDLKKDYDVDRFTVPILVINDDGGNAYKKDGFTYIIPVSSPRIDSVVSTAGSSNGGEIVEISGYEFRYYEPYTDSVGGNGYDIGDKFEDLYKNGVFDDLMSSSVDPNAVSKVIDPSVKIFGYYYDSPILPKVFFGENEAKVVEYSKGYLKVISPPHKEGDVDLYVVNNDLGITNKIKYKYTASKPQIVSIVPNKGKKSGQEKKEIYGGSLYKAVINGYYNDNDTAIVAIPDVETISRFGKIGNDDYEVSDINYGQINNQIASVSLSGGLKAEYRGETNQLILTVEENSKIYRRTFNNYNDTEVYLPLEMLKSGSEYYVPNGFRDADGSSYKNYVYEYVKIKIDGRRMIVQRGYSPKSEYDNTGHVTVTTPSYYTIGSVKLTYTNPDGGNVDGTFTYTNPDSEPKIFKVKPEKLSPDKKYYMIEGSIQGGIEIEIQGFDFRKDVKAYIGNKEANIVEVTTKVIDGVTYDVIIAKVPTASTIDEDQKFPIVIENTDSGLANSSTLGNLIGPNYEDKTIPFYFVYRKPLSIPKIVTVYPEETSVAGGNQITITGSDFRSGAIVIIGSKGGVPVSDLSIEERGSIIKFKLPTGLTLGEKTIQVLNTDFGIASKEKGLKIISNPTVENQFLTEDGSEIINRISIEGGEKIRIQGSEFYENPKVIFGGTRSIKTDDLSTGESGLYVDDKNYIIENGTLATNVEYIDKKTLLVTTPEHILEGDVFVTVINQDKGISNTSAEIKYSEPIPSDPTGLKARIVEDRYVELYDYTAANSEYYEIYYYLGNKNNSALAYNGYRDFKLIDVTERNTFKITSIPGYEKRRKYDKLWFVIKAVNKYGPSNWSNTAYISYITLDDIESISPKDEDGDIGVPLDKDYKKIVNNKSVEVDLNPKKRDDIFISLTEYPIDKYPTRDILVPYERVVSDNSLITVDYGDSKMQFMPINLNTTEFRQIVSDTSGYGKITNSLIASYYSQMAKGTIPRGYKIASKVYQLNFAALNDGDVKLLNSVNGSVFLELTYTDLAVMPSEKSKLALFNFDSNNDNWTKVNSNIDEINNKVTAKIDKPGMYILLISRR
- a CDS encoding S-layer homology domain-containing protein, giving the protein MKFNRFIMIVLILMLIFSNLSFATEDLLVKTNELTPFDASASKTDVKSYGKGIEILKNSYFNDIDSNVYEKDITKLASLDVIKKFGDNNYYPSTDVTGYEALGALVRLSGRGSAVETRALPQTTGMNMDGIRRIFNQEYLNEAQTLGIVLANETRDNNVPVTRENFALWLGRAIGITPATDGLTNVYAFSDFEQISPSNRSMLESIVRNNIMIGNGDGSFNPKGNLNRGMLAYVIDNALPFASNLLSSESKFAVVLDIQNYDKMNNNNNVKNREITVRNIDGTFSNIKTSYNPKTRQKSDFVSYKNGIVSDSSNIAVGDLIEYTLLNKEVHFIEVIKDESLISKINKDLTMDNTLKKYYGTISNISFEKVLEANKFMNKERFRIKNFDGQIMDLLISTDLQTHIKKDAVVYRDGKFGGTSLLKSGDDIEYLVKDNKVVYIAIKKIESKKISGTIRHLYQEPTTKEITLSLLDYDDNIVDYRVSKNVLTMINNNYGEVMDLQYGEDVVLTLTNGSISKIVSDEFIENPGYIPKYGKVRFGTIYYLYPDSISVELSSGEKNHFVISKNIPIVKNGTVISSRALKEGDKIKVYFDDIYSNKASLIVVEAAERIIKQVYKGRLSDVNEITNTITINRTQYLKNKDWVNSDNYSKDLKLKKDAEIYINGSKINVGELSKIYKGSDVYIVVENSFGKEIGIKMNIKSGGERFYYDKINIIDKNIGEMELNNQINFKIDDGTIVLKDSRILKAEKLKAKSDAFIVAGFNSYNNNYANIVKINSKGDDAFENIYIGSIEEVHAGYFNMTNNATISDNVWESIKESKSQNFYFNNDSYIKDLTKNKEITFLDFFHDKYAKKETEDINSSEGLKYKRYYGVVVTDEKGQVIGLNIRQKGLMKDQNIDDKLKYESDIKDEIEKTVESFVLSRGIIDEVQSETNRVKLTDALDWIDVKGMWVQNPVDKYVEYDSAIIIKNGKVVSYEDLKPTDYVYIMRSKEKGLVIVVE